The window CCTTCAAGGCCGTCGGCGAGGCCCGGCGCGCCCGCCTGGCCTCGATGCTGACCGGCCACTCCACCTTCGACCGGACCGCCGAGAAACGTGCCCGCATCATGTCCTCGGTCGGCCGGGTCACCCGGACGCGCTCGGTGTACGTCGTCGATCGCGCGACGCGGGACAGCGTGGAGGGCACGGCGCTCGTCGAGCGTGAGGAGATGGAACAGGTCGAGGACGCCGACGACCTGCGGGACCTGATCCAGGAGCGCGTCGACATCGACGTGGAAGAACCGGCGTAAGGGTTGTTCTGGAGCGGTCCTGTCGTCCCGGCTCGCGGGTCGCCCGAGAACGGACTGCCGGACCGGAGCACTGGCTCAGCACGCACCACTGGTCATCCCTCGGAGGTCACTTCCGAGGATGCGACATACCGTCGTGTCGCGTAGAATCCGACGGCATAGATACCGAACGCGAACGGTCCGACCGCGAAGATGCCGACGGAGAAGATGCCGACCGCGAAGACGCCTGCAGAGAAGATTCCGACCGAGAAGATGCCCGCGGAAAGCACACCGAGACTGAAGTTCCCCGCTGCGAGGAACCCGAAGGCCGATTGCCCGGAAGCCAGCACCTCGTATCCAGCGATGGTTTCGACACCTGCCAGTGTCAACACCAGCGCGATTACCAGCAGGCCAACCGCCACGAAACCGCCCGCATCCTGCCAATCTGTTTCCATAGCCGAAGATGCGACGAAAAGGGTATTAACTCAACATCGTAGTCCAGGGTGCTGGGAATAACCGTCACTCATCGACACGGACCCAGTGGTTCGCTCCGTGAGCGAGGTGCACCCGCGGTTCAGGACGAGCACTGCGATCTGCCGCCGCCCGGAGATTTCGACAGGGCCATCGATTCCAGCGTCGCCGCCACGACGATGCCGTCCGGCGATCGCTGCACGAACGTCTCCGAGCCCCGACGAGGCCTCATTCCCGGTCGTCACCGTCGTCGCCACCCTGCCCGGCCTCTATCTCGACCACCAGCTCGTACGCCGGGCCGAGCCCGAACACCTCCCGGTAGCAGGCCTCGATGAAGTCGGCCGCGTGCTTCGGGTCGGCGAGCGCCGAGACGTGCACGATACCGTCCTGAGCCTTCCGGGTCTCGGGCTGCTGGAGCTTGAACACGGGAAACGACGCCAGCAACTCATCGAGCGCGGCGCGTGCGCTCCCGACATCGGTGGCGGCACCCGCCTCCGCGAGGTCCAGCGTGATAGTCCGGTCGGCGTAGGTGATGCCGACCTGCCGGTCGCTCGCACGCGCGACGAAGTCGACGCCGTCCTCGCGGGAGCGGTGGCGAGCGATGGCTCGAACGGCGAGCCGTTTCCGGTCGGCCGGGGACGTGGCGGGCATCGTCGGGACTCGGGGGCCGAAGGGCTTCGGTCTGACGGAGCGGGCGACGAGAGGCGCACCCATCGACACCGTTAGGTAGCGGCGGGAGCCGTCTCCCCACAACGCATGGATCACAACCTCCTCATCACGGTGTCGGGGCCGCCGGGAAGCGGCGCGTCGAGCACGTCACAGGCGCTGGCGGAGGCGCTCGGAGTCCAGCGGGTCGACGGCGGCGAGGTGTTCCGCGAGCTCGCGGAGGAGCGGGGGATGAGCCTCACGCAGTTCTCCGCGAAGGCCGACGAGGACCCCGAGATCGACCAGCTCATCGACCGACGCCTCCAGCGCGTCGCCGAGGTGTGGGGTGCCTCCAACAAGGGGTTCGTCCTGGAGTCCCGGCTGGCGGGCTGGCTGGCCGGCAACCGCGCGGACCTCCGCATCTGGCTCAACGCCCCCGAAGAGGTCCGCGTCGAGCGGACCGCCGACCGCGAGGAGATGGAATCCGAGATGCGGGTCCGCGAGGTCCAGGAGGTCGGTCGCTTCGAGCGGGCCTACGGCGTCGATGTCACGGACACCTCCTTCTACGACCTGTCGGTCAACACGTCGCGCTGGTCGCGTGAGTCCGTCGTGGCCATCATCATGCAGGCCGTCGAGGAGTACGAGTACACCGAGGACGAGGGGGCGTTCACGAACGAAATCGAACTGCCCGAGACAGACGGCGAGACGGAGCTGGGTCCGAACTCGTAAGCGGCGTCCATCCGGGCGGTGTTCGTCTCGGTAATGATGGCCGCCGACAGCTCCGGCGAGAGCGGCGCGGAACGCAAGGAACCGCTGCCCTGGGCGGTAGCACCGATAAGGCACGCATATCACGACGACCCGAACCGCGCCCACGGCGTGGAATCCGCCCGGAGCCGGTCGTTACCGCGACAGTTCGAGGATTTCTGCCAGTTATCACCAGAATAGGACACGTAATTGAGCATCGAACTGTAGAAAACAGCCAATATGCTGAATATGCATTGAACAACCCCATAACGTAAGAGCGGGGCGCGGGATACATCCGGTCGACTACACACGATGAGCCAGCAGACAGACCAGCCGTCCACGACCGGAGCGGCGGACGCGGCGGGCGGGGATGCTGGGGATGCGGTGGCGTCCGAGCGCGGGCCCGACCGCCGGTCGTTTCTGAAGTACGCCGGAGCCGGCGGGGCCGCTGCACTGGCGGCGGGGTGCAAGGAACGCGAGTTCGGGGACCGGAACGTCGAGACGTTCACTCCGGCCAGCAGCACCGGCACCGGAACGGCGCCTCCTCAGCCGCTCTCGGGCGAGTCGATCCGCCTCGGCTGCCTGGCCCCACAGCCGGAGAGCTTCCCGGTGGGCCAGTCGATGTGGAACGCGATGCGGATGGCCGTCGCGGACCTCAACGAGAACGGCGTCCCCGGCATCGGTGGCCGCGGCATCCTCGGCGCGCGGGTGAAACCGTACGTGGGCAACACGGAAGCCTCCCCGGGGACCGCCCGCGAGGAGTTCCGGCGACTCGTCCAGAAGAACGGGTGCAAGACCACGTTCGGGACCTTCCTGACGCAGTGTACGCTGCAGTGTATGCCCTCGATGAAGGCGACCGACACCACCCACATCACCACAGCGGCCGCCGGACCCAAGCCCGCCAGGGTCGTCCACGACCGCTACGACGAGTTCAAGTGGCACTTCCGGGTCGGCCCGCTGAACTCCTTCGACCTGGCCCGGGCGGAACTGGAGTTCCTCACCCTCTATGCCAGCGAACTCGACTGGGACACCGTCTCGGTCCTCATCGAGAACATCGCCCCGTTCGACCCCTTCGCGAAGGTGCTGGACGAGAACATCCGTGGCATCGTCGACGAGGTGCCCGTCTTCAAGCGGTCGTCGTCGGGGACGACCAACTGGACGCCGCTGTACGACGAGGTGCAGGGTGTCGACTCCGACCTCGCTCTCATCGCGCAGGCGCTGACGGGCACGGCCGCTGTCAAGCAATGGGCCAACCAGAACCGCCCGTTTGAGATGGGCGGCATCAGTCTCCCCGCACAGATCTACGAGTTCTGGGAGGAGGTCTCCGGTGCCTGTCAGTACGTGTTCACGATGAACGCGGTCACGCCACAGACCACCAACACCCCCCGGACCCAGGACTTCATGAAGCGGTATCGCGAGAAGTTCGACACCTACCCCGTCTACTCCGGCCCCATCACCTACGACGGCGTAAGGGTGTACGCGAAGGCGATGGCGGACTACGTCCTCGACAACGGCCTCGAGCGCCTCCCGACGAACGCGGAGATGGTCGAGGCGCTGGAGAACGTGACGTTCGAACACGGGACCATCCTCCCCGAGTTCCAGTTCACCCCGAAGAGCGCCGACTACGCCCACGACCCCGCATGGACCTCCATGAAACAGACCGGGGTCCCGGTCTGGCAGCAGTGGCAGGTCGACAAGGCGGTCAGCGAGGACTACGGCGTGATGCACTCGTTCGCGCCGGAGCAGAACAAGACCTCGCCGTACTCGTTCCCCCACTGGATCGACTACCCCAGCGACCACCCCGCCAACACCGAGGGGCCGCCCGGCCGGAACAACGGCGCTGGCGACCTGTAAGCGGCGTCCAACGACCACCCTGCCGGTGGCCGGTCGGCTACCGGTGCGCGGCGAAGGAGAAACGGCGTGTCGGAGTCAGACCGCCGACGTCAGTCTCCGAAGACCTGCCGCATCATCGGGTGCATCTCCATCAGCTGCTCTTCGGCGATCTCCTCGTAGAGCTTGTACGTGATGGAGACGGTCAGCAGCAGGCCCGTCCCGGAGACGGCGCCGATGGTCCCGAGCATGTTGGCCATGACAGCCAGCAGCCCGACCAGGGCGCCGCCGATGACGGTCACCTGCGGGATGTAGCGTTCGAGCACCTTCTCGATGACGCCGGGCGACTGGCGGAAGCCCGGAATCTGCATCCCGGAGTTCTGGATCTGCTGGGCCGTCGCCTCCGGCCCCATGTCCGCGGTCTCGACCCAGAAGATGGCGAAGATGGCGCCACCGACGACCATGATGAACAGGTCGACGAACACCCGGGCCAGAATCATGCTGGGCGGGTTCGAGGTCGTCCCGAGGAACCACATCCAGTCCTGGTAGCTGTAGATGGGTGCCAGGTAGTAGAACAGTCCACCGACGGGTTCGGCGGTGCCGGCGCCGCTGGACTGGTAGACGCCCAGCCAGCCGGGCATACCGGCGCCCAGCTGGCTGTTGAGGATGCGGCCCAGGAACTGGATGTTGGCCTGGAGCGCACGGACGAGGATCATCGGCAGGACGCTGGCGTAGATGAGCTTCACGGGGAAGCGGCCACGCGCGCCCTTGACCCGGGCGTGCGAGAGTGGAATCTCGACACGCACGGACTCGGCGTAGACGACGACCGCGAAGATGGCGACCGTCGTGAACAGGAACAGGAGCTGTCCGGGCTCGATGAGCAGGTTCAGAAGCCCCTGCGTCGACAGGACGGCTCCGAGCTGCTGTTGCCCGGTCAGGATGGTGTACCAGTTGTAGAAGAACCCGGGGTTCCGCGTGATGCCGGGCACGCCGAAGAAGCCGCCGATGAGCCGCTGGCTGATACCGGCGATGATGAACAGGCCGATACCGGAGCCGACGCCCCACTTGCTGATTACCTCGTCCATGAACAGGATGAGGAGACCGCCGACGAAGATCTGGGCGAACATCAACCACTTGACGCCGGCGAGACCGATACCGAGCTGGCGTGCGACGGTGTCGCTCGCGGGCAGGAACCCGCCCGCAAACACCATCGGGAGTCCCGTCAGGATGATCATCACGACCACCAGCAGCTTCTGGAGGCCCTGATACAGGATCTGGTCACGGGGGTTCTCCTGCGTGTTCAGCCCGAGCAGGTCGGCACCGCCGAGCAGCTGCAGCACGATGGACGCCGTGACGATGGGCCCGATTCCCAGTTGCAGCACGGTTCCCTGCCCACCCGCGAGGATGGTCCGGAACTGCCCGAAGGCGTCGTTGCCGCCCCCACTCGCGAGTCCGTAGACGAACACGTTCGTGAGGAAGAAGTACAGCACGAGGATGCCGGCGGTCCAGCCGAGCTTCCGGCGGAAGGGCACGTGGCCCTCCGGACGCTCGACGCCGGGCATCCGCGTGAGTACTGGTTCGGCGGTCTCCTTCCAACTCATTCGTTAATCCTCGTTGGCCTCGTCCGTTGTATCTCCTTCGGCATCCTCGGCCTCGTTCTCGGCGGCGCGCTCCTCACCGCGCTCGGTGAGGACCGCCTCGCCGCCGGCGGCCTCGATGGCCTCGCGGGCGTCGTCCGAGAACGCGTCGGCGTGGACGGTCAGCGACTCGTGGACCTGCCCGCCGGCGAGCACCTTCACGGCGTCTGCCTCGTGGCCGTCCTCGACGACGTCGCGAACGTCGACCTCGTAGCCGTCGCCGGTCTCCTCGGCGACGCCCTCCGCGGCGAGAACGACCGCGTCCTCGTCGAGTTCCCGGACGTTGATGGTCTCGATGTCCTCCTGTACCTTCTGGGGGCGCTTGAAGCCGGACTTGCCGAGCGGCGGGTAGAGGTACTGCTCGTGCTTGTCACGGCCGGCGCGACCGCGACCACCGCGGTGGCCGGCGCCCCGTCGCTTCTTGTGCGAGCCACCGCCGTGGGTGCGGGAGCCGCGCTGTCGTCGTTTTTTGGATGTCATCGCATCGCCTCCAGCAGGGCGTCGATCTCCTCGGTCGACTGCTTGCCGAGGACCCCGCCCTCCTTGATGGGGTGCTTGATTCCGTCGTGGCCGCCACGTGGCGGGTGGAGCCGCAGCGTGGGCGAGAGGCCCTCGTCCTGGAGCTTCGTCTCCTCGTTCACGAGCGCCTCGGCCAGCGACGCGACGTCGCTGTAGTCCGTGTTGTCGGCGACCCACTCGTCGTCGATGTCGGCGTCGCCCTCGGCGGGCTCGCCGCGGCGACGGACGAGCGTCTCGACCATCTCGGCCGAGGGCTCGCCGTGGGCCACCCAGTCGTTCACCTTGTTCACCATGCCACGGTAGGTGTCCGTCTCCGGGACCAGCGTGGCGTGGTTGACGCGGTGGAGGTTGAGCATGCCGAGTGTGTCGCGCACGTCGGTGCCCTGGTTGACCTCACCGCGGAGCTGGACGAGTACACGCATCAGTCGCTCACCTCCCCGGGCTCGACGTCGGATTCGGCACGCAGTGCGCGGGGGCCACGAGCCATCGCGGCGTTCTCCAGCGCGCGGAAGGTCGCCTTCCCGAGGTTGAGCGTGGTCCGGGTGTTGCCGTGGCTCTTGGTCCAGGCGTTCTCCACGCCGGCCAGCTCGAGCACGTTCCGGACGGTCTCGCTCGCGGCGAGACCCAGACCCTCGGGGGCCGGGATGAGCTCCACCGTGACGGAGCCCGCCTTGCCCTCGGTCTTCCGGGCCAGCGAGTGGGGTCGCTCGGAGCGGTCCTCCCACGAGCCGGCGCCGCGCTCGACCTTGATCATGTTCAGCTTCGCGATTCCGATGGCCTTCTGGATGGCACCGCCGACCTGGTCGTCACGCCCCTCGGCGTAGCCGACGTAGCCGTCGCGGTTGCCGACCGCCACCACGCACCGGAACTTCACCCGGCGCCCGGAGTCGGTCATGCGCTGGACCATGTTGATGTCCAGCACCTCGTCCTCCAGCCCTGGGAGGAGCTGGTCGACGATCTCGGGCTCCTTCAGCGGGAGCCCGGATTCGAGGGCGGTCTTCATATCGCTGATCTCGCCCTCGGCCACCTTCCGGCCCAGTCGTGTCTGGGGTTCCCAGCCTCTGCTCATTGTTCGATGTCCTCCATGATGGTCTCGCGGACCGTATCGAAGTGGTCCGGCAGTTCGGTCGCATCGAAGTCACCGCTGTACAGCGGCTCGTCGAGCGACTCGGCGTACTCCGCGATGTGTTCCCCGCGCGTACGGGGCCACTCCGCGAACACGTCGTCGCTGTGCGGAACCTCGAGCCCGGCGTCGATGGCGCCTTCCTGCACCGCGAACGCCTTGTTCCCGGGCGTCGCCGTGTTGAGGCCGATGTCGAGGACCGCCTCCTCGAGCCCGGCGTCGAGCGCGCGCTTGCCGGCCAGCAGGCCGGTCAGGTACGCCGCAGGCAGGTTCCCGGTGGGCGCCTCCCAGCCGAAGTCCTGCAGGTCGTTCGAGGTCGCCGACGCGACCGTGTCGTCTCCCTGTGCACCACGCACGACCAGCTGCGCCCTGGTGTGCTGATTGCTCTTTCGAGCGACCAGCCGCGGCTTGCCGGATTTCAGCAGGCGCAACCGCTGGTGGTAGTTCGTCCTGGATTCGCGCCGACGCCGCATCGGCACCTTGTATCGTGGTCCTGTCGCCATCAGTCGTCACCTCCAACGTCGTAGTTGGCCCGGACGTGGCGCTCCACGTCCGCGACCGAGTCGAACTCCCCGCCGCCCGCCATCCGGTACAGCTGGCGGTAGTCGGTGGGGTCCAGTTCGCCGTTCTGCCGGTACTTCCGGAGCCGCCGCCGCTGGGCGCGGATCTTGCTCCGCCACTCGTCTTTCTCGTTGCTGCGACCGCCGGCCTTGCCCTTGCGGGAGCCCTGGCCCTTGCGGTGCCCGTACGCGCGCTTCTTCGCGCGCTCGCGGGCCCGGCCACGGCTGTTGCCGCTCTTGGGCTCGACGCGGATGGCGCCCTCGTCGATGAGTTCACGCACGTCGTCGCGCGTGATGGCGTCCGCGATATCCTCCTGCCGGCTCGGGTCGAGCTTCACACGGTTCTTGCCGACATCGAGAACGTCGGCGGCCAGTCGCTTCTGTGCCTTCAGGTCGGTCATGATTCCACCTCCACCTCCTCGTAGGTCGGGTTGAGGACGCGAATCCCGCGGTCCTCGGCCTCCTCCTCGATGCGCTCGCGCTTGCGGGCACCGACGGTGGAGCCGATGCGGACGGCCTCGGTGTCCCCGTCGACGCCCTCGAGGTCGTCCACGTTCATCACGCGGACCTCCTCGAAGCCCGAGGGGTGCTTGCCCCGCACCGCCTTCGGCGTCCGGAAGCCGGCCTCGACCGTGTCACCCTTGCCCTTGATGCCCCGTCGCTGCTTCGACAGGCCACCGCGGGGTCGGCGCCACGAGGTCGGGGTGCGCTTCTTCTTGTGGTAGTCCTGGCGGTAGAACTGCGGCTTGCCCACGCGCTTGCGCTGGGCCAGCAGCCGCTCTTCCTTCTCGGTCAGGTCGGGCGTCTTGTCGGCGTGGCCGCGGGGACGGAGCTCCGTCTCCACGTCCTCCTCGGCTGCTTCCTCCTCGTCGCCCTCGACCTCGGCCTCTGTCTCCTCGGAGACCTCGAGACCGCCGACGTCGGCCTTGATACGCGCGGCGAGCGCGTTCCCGATGCCGTCGACCTCTGCGAGGTCGGACTGGGAGGCACGACGCACGTCGTCGACCGTCTCGTAGCCCGCGCCCTCGAGGGCCGCGGCCTTCGCGTTCCCGACACCACTGATGTCGGTCAGGTCGGTGTACTCGTCCTCCTCGTCCTCGGCCTCGGGCTCTTCTTCGTCCATCCGTTCGAGTTCCTCTTCGGTCTCCTCGCGGGCCTGCTCGTCGGCCTGGTCGCGCGCCTGGTCCTCGCGACCCCGCTTGTCGTCCGCCATCAGGCGTCACCTCGAGACGGCTTGCTGGTGATGTAGACCCCGTCCTGGAAGACACGGGTGTCCTTGTCGTTCACGCGGGTCAGCTGCTCGATGTCGGCGGCCGTCTGGCCCACCGCCTCGATGTCGCTGCCGCGGAGCGTCACGTCCTCGCCGTCCACCTCGACCTCCGTGTCGCCGCGGACGGGCGTCCGCCGGGGGGACTTCTCGCCGAGGAAGTTCGAGATGACGACCTCGCCACCTTCGACCTTCACCTGCATCGGGAAGTGGGAGTAGAAGACCTCCATCGTGTACTCCCATCCCTCGGTCACCCCGTGGAACATGTTCCGCACGTGGGACTCGAACGTGCCGGCCGTGGCGTTGGTCTTGGCGTCCTCCTCGTCCGAGGTGATGACGACCTGACCGTCCTCGACGGCGACGTCGATGTCCGGGTACCAGAGCTTGCGCGTGACGCTCCCGTTGGGCCCCTCGACCGTGAGGTCGAGCCGGTCCATCGAGGCGTCCACGTCCTCGGGTACGTCGATTGCGATGCGTGTTGTCATTGTCAGTATACGTAGGCGATAACCTGGCCACCAACGCCAGCCTCGCGGGCCTCGTAGTGGGACATGACGCCCTGCGAGGTGGTGACGACCAGGGCACCGTAGTCACGGGCCGGGAGGAATCGTTTCTCCCAGCGCTCGAACTCGTCGGCGCCTGCCGAGTAGCGCGGCTTCACCGCGCCACACTGGTTGATGGCTCCCTTCAGTTCGACCTCGAACAGGCCGGCCTTCCCGTCGTCGACGTACTGGAAGCCGTCGACGTACCCGCGGTCGTAGAGGACCTCGAGCACGGAGCCGATCTCGTTCGAGGCGGGCTCGACCTCATGCGTCAGGTGGCCGACTCGCTCGGCGTTGTCGATGCCGGACAGCGCGGCGGCCAGTGGATCGTTTCCTGTCATCAGTTGTACTTCTCGAACCCCATACCGCGGGCGATCTCCCGGAAGCACTGCCGGCAGAGCCAGATGTCGTACTTGCCGACCAGGCCCTGCTCGCGACCGCACCGCTGGCAGGCCTCCTGCGCGCCGGTGCGCTTCGCGGCGTTCTCGCCCGTGGGTTCCTCGTGCTCTTGTTCCGTTTCGCTCTCGCTCATTCGTTGACCTCCGCGTCGAACTCGCTCTCGACGAACGCCACCGCGTCGGCCGCATCGAGGCGGTGGCGCGGCGGGATGTCGCTCGTTGCCTTGTCGCGCTTGCGGACCCGGTAGCCCGGCCGGACGAGGTTGACCGTCACGTCCAGCCCGTAGATACCGATGCTCGGGTCGTACTCCTGGCTCGGGAAGTCGGTGTGCTCCTCGACGCCGTAGGAGAAGTTCCCGAACTCGTCGAACTGGCTCGCCGACAGCTCGACGAGCGGCAGCGACGTCTCGAGGAACTCGCGGGCCAGGTCGTCGCGCAGGGTCACCTTCGCGCCGATCGGGTCGCCCTCGCGGACGCCGAACTCGGCGATGGTGCCTTTCGCGGTCGTCCGGACGGGATCTTGCCCAGCGACCTCAGCCAGGATCTCCTCGGCGTTGGCGAGCTCGCGCCCGCCCTCGCCGACACCCATGTGGACGACGACCTTCTCGATGCGCGGCTTGCGCATCTCGTGGAACTCTCCGCCCTCGGCTTCACTACTCATCGTCGCTCACCTCCTCGGCGTCGTCGGCCTCGGGTTCGTCGTCCGTGCCCGCGTCCGCCTCGTCCTCGTCGGCTGTCGCCGACTGCGACGTGTCCTCGTCGGTGGCGGTGACGTCGGGCTCGGCCTCACCCTCGTCGTCGGTGAAGTTCTCGTCGATGACGACGACGTAGTCCTCGACCGTCTCGAAGCGGCCGTCGTCGCCCTCGATGAGGACGTTGTTCTTCGAGGAGCCGGGGGTGACCTGGATCTGGTCGATGCGGCCGATCTCGCCGGCGTGCGTGCCGCGGACGGCCGTCACTAAGGCCCCCTCCTCGTACGGGAAGTGGGCCACGATGGACTTGTCGTCGTTCGAGACGACGACGGAGTCGTTGGGCGAGATCTGGTCGTCGCCGGACCGGAGCGTGGCGCCGTCGTGCAGGGTGAGCTGCGTGTGGCCGCCAGCCTCCTGGGTCTTGCCGACGACCTTGCCGAGGCGCGAGCCAGCGCTGTCGGCGTCGATGGCGGTCAGCGCGAGCCGACCGCCCTCGTCGGGGAAGACCCGATAGTGCTCGTCGCGCTCGGTGAACTCGAGGATGTCGAACATCCCGATGGGGCGCTCCTCGTCGGAGGCCGGCTCACCGTTCACGAGCACGTTGTCCTGCTCGAGCGCGTAGCGGGTCTCCTTCCGGGAGTCCGCGTAGTCGAGCACGTCACGCAGGACGATGAGCAGCGGGACCCCGCTCTCACCGTGCGGGCCGGCGTCGGCCTTGACGGTGTAGGTGGCGGTCTTGCGCTCGACGGGCCACGACTTCGGCACGGAGAGTCGCTTCTGGTGGCGCGTCATTCGTCGTCACCTCCCTCGTTCTCGGTCTGTTCCAGCCGCTCCTCGCGCAGGTCGTCCTCGAGGTCGAGACTCGTCACGACGAGGTTCGACGCGTCGAGGTCACGGGGAACCTCCTCCCCGTCTGCCTTCTCGACGGTCACGTCCTCGACGTTGATGGTCGCCGACCGGAGATCGACGTCGACGACCTCGCCGGTCTCTCCGGCGAAGTCGCCACGCTGGACCTCCACGGTATCGCCCGCGTTGACGCGGACGGACCGCTGGCCGTACTCCTCTCGGAGGTCCTCCGAGAGGTGGGCACGGACCTGCTTCTGCTTCTCGTGGAGCGGCGCACGTCGCTGTCGTGTCCGCTGTTTGGATGGCTGCTTGCTCATACTATCATCGTCGCGGTGGACGCGATGGAGCCGAACCGCTCGGCCACTTCGCGTGCGATGGGGCCCTTGAGTTCGGTCCCGCGGGGGTCCTCGTTGTCGTCGACGACGACCGCCGCGTTGTCCTCGAACTTCACGCGCGTCCCGTCGGGACGGCGGATGGGCTTGCGCTGCCGGATGATGACCGCAGGCAGGACCTGCCGTCGCATCTCCGGGGTGCCCTTCGTGACGGAGACGGTGACCTTGTCACCGAGTCCGGCCTTCGGGTGCCGGTTCTTCGTGCCGGACTGGCCGGCCACGCTGATGACCTTCAGCTCGCGGGCACCGGTGTTGTCCGCACACCGGATGAGCGAGCCCTTCTCCAGGCCGGGCGTGACGTCGGCGTTGAGCGCCTCCATCAGTCGTCACCCTCCTTGATGTCTATCACGACGTGGCTCTTCGTCTTCGAGAGCGGTCGTGTCTCTGCGATACGGACCGTGTCGCCGACCTCTACCTCGAGGCACGGCGGGTGGTGTGCGGATACCCGCGACCGGCGTTTCATCAGCCGGTCGTACTTGGGTACCGTCACGTCGTACTCCCGCTCGACGACGACGGTCTTGTCCATGTCTGTCGAGGCTACCTGTCCCTCGATGACCCCGCCCCGCACGGAGAGCTCCCCGTGGAAGGGACAGTTGGGGTCGGCACAGGCCGCCTCAGGTTCGGTTGCGTTCAGTCCTAGCGCCATATCGAATCACCTCTATGTTCGGTCCGTCGGGCCGGGCGGGCGACGAGTCGCTCACCTGCCACGGTCACGAACGCGTCCTCGGCCTCCTGCACGCCACCGGGGCGTGCCGAGGCGTCATCGCTCGGGGTCGTGTCCGCAGGCAGGCGGAACTCGAACGTCGCCGCCGCCTTCGGGACCTGCCGCACGCTGGCCCCCGAGTCCTGCGCACCACCGACAGCGTCGCTGCTCTCGACGAGCAGCGTCCGCTCGGTCTCCTCGACCACCCGCCCCGCGATGCCGACGTACCCGTCGTGGGTGGCGTCGGCGACGCGGACCGGCAGGCCGGTGAGTTCGTGGCGCGGCAGCGTCTCGGGGGTCAGCATCGTCACTCGTCAGCCTCCTCGTTCTGGATCGTCTTGATGCGGGCGATGGCCTTCCGGAGCTCCGGGATCCGCCCGGGGTTGTCCGGCGCGCCACCGGCCGCCTGCA of the Haloglomus salinum genome contains:
- a CDS encoding 30S ribosomal protein S8, with the translated sequence MTGNDPLAAALSGIDNAERVGHLTHEVEPASNEIGSVLEVLYDRGYVDGFQYVDDGKAGLFEVELKGAINQCGAVKPRYSAGADEFERWEKRFLPARDYGALVVTTSQGVMSHYEAREAGVGGQVIAYVY
- a CDS encoding 30S ribosomal protein S14 — its product is MSESETEQEHEEPTGENAAKRTGAQEACQRCGREQGLVGKYDIWLCRQCFREIARGMGFEKYN
- a CDS encoding 50S ribosomal protein L5, coding for MSSEAEGGEFHEMRKPRIEKVVVHMGVGEGGRELANAEEILAEVAGQDPVRTTAKGTIAEFGVREGDPIGAKVTLRDDLAREFLETSLPLVELSASQFDEFGNFSYGVEEHTDFPSQEYDPSIGIYGLDVTVNLVRPGYRVRKRDKATSDIPPRHRLDAADAVAFVESEFDAEVNE
- a CDS encoding 30S ribosomal protein S4e, with protein sequence MTRHQKRLSVPKSWPVERKTATYTVKADAGPHGESGVPLLIVLRDVLDYADSRKETRYALEQDNVLVNGEPASDEERPIGMFDILEFTERDEHYRVFPDEGGRLALTAIDADSAGSRLGKVVGKTQEAGGHTQLTLHDGATLRSGDDQISPNDSVVVSNDDKSIVAHFPYEEGALVTAVRGTHAGEIGRIDQIQVTPGSSKNNVLIEGDDGRFETVEDYVVVIDENFTDDEGEAEPDVTATDEDTSQSATADEDEADAGTDDEPEADDAEEVSDDE
- the rplX gene encoding 50S ribosomal protein L24, with the translated sequence MSKQPSKQRTRQRRAPLHEKQKQVRAHLSEDLREEYGQRSVRVNAGDTVEVQRGDFAGETGEVVDVDLRSATINVEDVTVEKADGEEVPRDLDASNLVVTSLDLEDDLREERLEQTENEGGDDE
- a CDS encoding 50S ribosomal protein L14 — its product is MEALNADVTPGLEKGSLIRCADNTGARELKVISVAGQSGTKNRHPKAGLGDKVTVSVTKGTPEMRRQVLPAVIIRQRKPIRRPDGTRVKFEDNAAVVVDDNEDPRGTELKGPIAREVAERFGSIASTATMIV
- a CDS encoding 30S ribosomal protein S17, with translation MALGLNATEPEAACADPNCPFHGELSVRGGVIEGQVASTDMDKTVVVEREYDVTVPKYDRLMKRRSRVSAHHPPCLEVEVGDTVRIAETRPLSKTKSHVVIDIKEGDD
- a CDS encoding ribonuclease P protein component 1, with amino-acid sequence MLTPETLPRHELTGLPVRVADATHDGYVGIAGRVVEETERTLLVESSDAVGGAQDSGASVRQVPKAAATFEFRLPADTTPSDDASARPGGVQEAEDAFVTVAGERLVARPARRTEHRGDSIWR
- the rpmC gene encoding 50S ribosomal protein L29; the encoded protein is MTILHVEEIRDMTPAERESELDELETELLNARAVQAAGGAPDNPGRIPELRKAIARIKTIQNEEADE